One genomic region from Skermania piniformis encodes:
- a CDS encoding MarR family winged helix-turn-helix transcriptional regulator, with protein MEESLPRAEVERLIAADIRALTGAADQLSQSFSSLHGLRPNDFRALLHVFLAESRGLPLTAGRLGVAMGMSASAITYLVERMVGAGHLLRQADVLDRRKVVLRYGERGMAVAQDFFAPLGRRTNAALSGVSDEDLATTHRVLELLVAAMREHVAELPQPG; from the coding sequence ATGGAGGAGAGCCTGCCGCGCGCCGAGGTGGAGCGCCTGATTGCGGCGGACATCCGGGCCCTGACCGGCGCCGCGGACCAGCTCTCCCAGTCCTTCTCGTCATTACATGGCCTGCGGCCCAACGATTTCCGTGCGCTGCTACACGTCTTCCTGGCCGAGTCCCGAGGGCTGCCGCTGACCGCCGGACGGCTCGGTGTCGCCATGGGGATGTCGGCCTCGGCGATCACCTACCTGGTGGAGCGCATGGTCGGCGCCGGGCACCTGCTGCGCCAGGCCGATGTGCTGGATCGCCGAAAGGTGGTGTTGCGCTATGGAGAGCGCGGCATGGCCGTCGCCCAGGACTTCTTCGCCCCGCTCGGCCGGCGCACCAACGCAGCGTTGAGCGGTGTCTCCGACGAGGATCTGGCCACCACGCACCGGGTTCTGGAGCTGCTGGTCGCTGCGATGCGTGAGCACGTCGCCGAGCTGCCGCAGCCGGGCTGA
- a CDS encoding enoyl-CoA hydratase-related protein, whose product MTRSEQQEAGVTDAETGVVVVERDGEIAVVRLDRPDRLNAFTVQMCHELIAAFDECDADDRVRAVVLTGTGRAFCAGADLVDGGATFGQAPDSDTGQAPDSDTGQAPADTGGLVALRIYRCTKPVIAAINGPAAGVGVTMTLPADIRIAADTARFGFVFTRRGIVPEACSTWFLPRVVGISTAAEWTLGGRMVPAAEALERGLVRELVPADRVLTRAIELARDMVTGTAPVSVALTRAMLYHMLGAPGPEIPHRAESLGVYLRGRSADAREGVESFLAKRDPVFPDLVSDGLPDLFGSPAGPAADGADTR is encoded by the coding sequence ATGACTCGTTCCGAACAGCAGGAGGCCGGCGTGACCGATGCCGAGACCGGCGTGGTGGTGGTCGAGCGGGACGGCGAGATCGCGGTGGTGCGGCTGGATCGCCCCGACCGGCTCAATGCCTTCACCGTGCAGATGTGCCACGAGCTGATCGCGGCCTTCGACGAGTGCGACGCCGACGACCGGGTGCGAGCCGTGGTGCTGACCGGCACCGGTCGCGCGTTCTGTGCCGGTGCCGATCTCGTCGACGGTGGTGCGACGTTCGGGCAGGCGCCCGACTCCGACACCGGGCAGGCGCCCGACTCCGACACCGGGCAGGCGCCCGCGGACACCGGCGGTCTGGTCGCCCTGCGGATCTACCGGTGCACCAAGCCGGTGATCGCAGCGATCAACGGGCCCGCGGCCGGGGTCGGCGTCACCATGACGCTTCCTGCGGATATCCGAATCGCCGCGGATACCGCCCGATTCGGCTTCGTCTTCACCCGCCGCGGCATCGTCCCGGAGGCCTGTTCCACCTGGTTTCTGCCGCGGGTGGTGGGGATCTCCACCGCCGCCGAGTGGACCCTGGGCGGGCGAATGGTTCCGGCGGCCGAAGCGCTGGAGCGGGGCCTGGTCCGCGAGCTGGTACCGGCCGACCGGGTGCTGACCCGGGCAATCGAACTGGCCCGGGACATGGTGACCGGGACCGCGCCCGTCTCGGTGGCGCTCACCCGGGCGATGCTTTACCACATGCTCGGTGCGCCCGGACCGGAGATACCGCACCGTGCCGAATCGCTGGGCGTATACCTGCGCGGCAGGTCAGCCGACGCCCGCGAAGGGGTCGAATCCTTTCTCGCCAAGCGTGATCCGGTGTTTCCCGATCTCGTATCGGACGGCCTGCCGGACCTGTTCGGCTCGCCCGCAGGCCCGGCGGCCGACGGGGCGGACACGCGTTGA
- a CDS encoding ParA family protein, which produces MAKVIATINLKGGVGKTTITAAVAEFMGGLFGQRVLLIDLDSQINLTTMMIGEDLWVQLNNAGRTLADAFRDAVGGTAEFDIETAVQRGVSPVRQVSGVDLLPSSLDLIELQEEVAALHLRRGGGVGAMYILRDAIAPVLDCYDYVLIDCPPNVGPITRNGLAIADAYIMPTIPDVLSTYGIPQIQKMVAEFGATLGRRIVELGLVITKYKANSTVHRTIVRNLRRDPTIQNVLPTYLREANAISAAAEYRDYSTLRNRYGNQGQYEELESITRTILTEAESKL; this is translated from the coding sequence ATGGCAAAGGTGATTGCCACGATCAATCTCAAGGGCGGTGTGGGCAAGACGACCATCACCGCCGCGGTGGCCGAGTTCATGGGTGGCCTGTTCGGTCAGCGAGTGCTGCTGATCGACCTGGATTCGCAGATCAACCTGACCACGATGATGATCGGGGAAGACCTCTGGGTGCAGCTCAACAACGCCGGCCGCACCCTCGCCGACGCGTTCCGGGACGCTGTCGGGGGCACTGCCGAGTTCGATATCGAGACGGCCGTGCAGCGGGGAGTATCACCGGTGCGGCAGGTCTCGGGGGTGGATCTGCTGCCGTCGTCGCTGGATCTGATCGAGCTCCAGGAGGAGGTTGCCGCACTACATCTGCGCCGCGGCGGCGGTGTCGGCGCGATGTACATTCTGCGCGATGCCATCGCGCCCGTGCTGGACTGCTACGACTACGTGCTGATCGACTGTCCGCCGAACGTCGGACCGATCACCCGCAACGGCCTGGCGATCGCCGATGCATATATCATGCCCACCATCCCGGATGTGTTGTCCACCTACGGTATTCCGCAGATACAGAAGATGGTTGCGGAGTTCGGTGCCACCCTGGGGCGGCGGATCGTGGAGCTCGGACTGGTGATCACCAAGTACAAGGCCAACTCGACGGTGCACCGGACGATCGTGCGCAATCTGCGGCGCGATCCCACCATCCAGAACGTACTGCCGACCTACCTGCGCGAGGCGAATGCGATCTCGGCGGCAGCGGAGTATCGCGACTACAGCACATTGCGAAACCGGTACGGAAATCAGGGCCAGTACGAAGAGCTGGAGAGCATCACCCGGACCATCTTGACCGAAGCGGAGAGCAAGCTGTGA
- a CDS encoding MMPL family transporter codes for MRGFWDRYAEMVTGRRSSVAILAIVLIGLLAAAGLGGESADQAPSSLPPSAESARAADRLAEFPDSGTAPVLVVVSRTDGAELSDADVAATTAAAQRMSAARGSATAAPTDSVPAQLSPDRRVALGRATVDADLSGFDLTEQIDGMRAAARDGLPPGLRAQVTGGPAFGADIADSFSGANFTLLVVTAAVVALLLILTYRSPVLWLIPLLVVALADRAGSVLAARVTELAGLTVDGSTAGITSVLVFGAGTNYALLLVSRYRDELHRNPDHRAALRTAVRRVGPTVVASNATVVLALLTLLVGVQPSTRSLGVGAATGVMVAALAVLTALPAALALCGRRVFWPFVPRADGHDQAEVGAWHAVTQRVTARPWAVLAGAAVFLGAAAALLVTVPTGLTQTEQFRVSAESVDGLETLAAHVPAGSSSPTLVVGAAASAAQIEREIRATQGVAGLTRTGDDGAGSARWSVVLDAEPASPQAYTTIGELRSRLHAVPGADALVGGPDAEQLDGRDASDTDRSRAIPLILLAVLAVLLILLRAVPASLILVAVTLASALAALGLGAWISIHVFGFPALDSDVPLFAVLFLVALGVDYTIFLTVRAREETPEHGIRGGMVRAVAATGTVITSAGIVLAAVFCVLGVLPLIVLTQLGIVVGLGILLDTFLVRTVVIPALFTVVGAKIWWPTALATTSTVGQKGSS; via the coding sequence ATGCGCGGTTTCTGGGATCGGTACGCCGAAATGGTCACCGGGCGGCGCAGCAGCGTCGCGATCCTGGCCATCGTCCTGATCGGGCTGCTCGCCGCGGCCGGCCTCGGCGGTGAGTCGGCCGATCAGGCGCCGAGCTCACTCCCGCCGTCTGCCGAGTCGGCTCGGGCAGCCGACCGGCTGGCCGAGTTCCCCGACTCCGGCACCGCCCCGGTCCTGGTCGTCGTTTCCCGGACCGACGGCGCCGAATTGTCCGACGCCGATGTCGCCGCCACGACCGCGGCCGCCCAGCGTATGTCGGCCGCGCGCGGCTCGGCGACCGCCGCCCCGACCGACAGCGTCCCCGCGCAGCTGTCCCCCGATCGCCGGGTGGCGCTGGGCCGGGCCACCGTCGACGCCGACCTCAGCGGATTCGATCTCACCGAGCAGATCGACGGGATGCGGGCGGCGGCACGCGACGGTCTGCCACCGGGCCTGCGGGCGCAGGTGACCGGCGGCCCGGCGTTCGGCGCGGATATCGCCGACTCGTTCTCCGGCGCGAACTTCACCCTGCTGGTGGTCACCGCGGCGGTGGTTGCGCTGCTGCTGATCCTCACCTATCGCTCCCCCGTGCTCTGGCTGATCCCGCTGCTGGTGGTGGCGCTGGCCGACCGTGCGGGGTCGGTACTGGCCGCCCGGGTCACCGAACTGGCCGGCCTCACCGTGGACGGCTCGACCGCGGGAATCACCAGCGTGCTGGTCTTCGGCGCCGGCACGAACTACGCGCTGCTGCTCGTCTCGCGCTACCGCGACGAACTGCACCGCAATCCCGACCACCGCGCCGCGCTGCGCACGGCGGTCCGCCGGGTCGGCCCGACGGTCGTCGCCAGCAACGCGACCGTGGTGTTGGCGCTGCTCACCCTGCTGGTCGGGGTGCAGCCCAGCACCCGCAGTCTCGGCGTCGGCGCGGCCACCGGGGTGATGGTCGCCGCGCTCGCCGTACTCACCGCGTTGCCGGCCGCGTTGGCGCTCTGCGGACGGCGGGTCTTCTGGCCGTTCGTTCCGCGCGCAGACGGCCACGATCAGGCCGAGGTCGGTGCCTGGCATGCGGTAACGCAGCGGGTCACCGCCCGCCCGTGGGCGGTCCTCGCCGGCGCCGCGGTGTTCCTGGGAGCCGCGGCCGCGCTGCTGGTCACGGTACCCACCGGGCTCACCCAGACCGAGCAGTTCCGGGTGTCCGCCGAATCGGTCGACGGACTCGAAACACTCGCCGCCCACGTGCCCGCCGGCAGTTCCAGCCCGACGCTCGTGGTCGGCGCCGCGGCATCGGCGGCGCAGATCGAACGCGAGATCCGGGCCACCCAGGGCGTCGCCGGCCTCACGCGCACCGGGGACGACGGCGCCGGATCGGCGCGCTGGTCGGTGGTGCTCGACGCCGAACCGGCGTCGCCGCAGGCCTACACGACGATCGGCGAACTGCGCTCGCGGTTGCACGCGGTGCCCGGCGCGGATGCGCTCGTCGGCGGCCCGGACGCCGAGCAACTCGACGGCCGCGACGCCTCCGACACCGACCGCTCCCGCGCGATCCCACTGATCCTGCTCGCGGTACTGGCGGTCCTGCTGATCCTGCTCCGGGCCGTTCCCGCGAGCCTGATCCTGGTGGCGGTGACGCTGGCGAGCGCACTCGCCGCGCTCGGACTCGGCGCGTGGATCAGCATCCACGTCTTCGGCTTTCCGGCGCTGGACAGCGACGTACCGTTGTTCGCGGTGCTGTTCCTGGTCGCACTGGGGGTCGACTACACGATCTTCCTGACCGTGCGCGCTCGCGAGGAGACCCCGGAGCACGGGATCCGCGGCGGGATGGTCCGGGCAGTCGCCGCGACCGGCACCGTGATCACCAGCGCCGGTATCGTGCTGGCCGCGGTCTTCTGCGTGCTCGGGGTGCTGCCGCTGATCGTGCTCACCCAACTCGGCATCGTCGTGGGACTCGGCATCCTGCTGGACACCTTCCTCGTCCGCACCGTCGTGATCCCGGCGCTGTTCACGGTCGTCGGCGCCAAGATCTGGTGGCCGACCGCACTCGCCACGACGTCCACCGTCGGGCAGAAAGGATCGTCATGA
- a CDS encoding FMN-binding protein, producing the protein MRNVRKARYLFAAGAAASVLPIAAACGTDDSADTAATATTSAPASSVVATPSSATGAAVAPTGTYTDGTYEASGSYTNPGGQSSVSVSMTLASGTVTAVTVTPEASGTSREYQDKFAGGIAAEIVGKNIDDLNVSKVSGSSLTSGGFNAALEQIKAEAKA; encoded by the coding sequence ATGCGAAACGTTCGGAAGGCCCGCTACCTGTTCGCGGCGGGCGCGGCTGCCTCCGTGCTCCCGATTGCCGCAGCGTGCGGCACCGACGACTCGGCCGACACCGCGGCGACCGCCACCACGAGTGCGCCGGCGTCCAGCGTGGTGGCCACGCCGAGCAGCGCTACCGGCGCGGCGGTTGCGCCCACCGGCACATACACCGACGGCACCTACGAGGCGAGCGGCAGCTATACCAACCCCGGCGGGCAGTCGTCGGTCAGCGTCTCGATGACGCTGGCGTCCGGCACGGTCACCGCCGTGACCGTCACCCCGGAGGCCAGTGGCACCTCGCGCGAGTACCAGGACAAGTTCGCCGGCGGTATCGCTGCCGAGATCGTCGGCAAGAATATCGACGATCTGAACGTCTCCAAGGTATCCGGCTCGTCGTTGACCAGCGGCGGTTTCAACGCTGCCCTCGAACAGATCAAGGCCGAGGCGAAAGCCTGA
- a CDS encoding FAD:protein FMN transferase produces the protein MPAWTFEAIGTGWQIDTPTELASDVRARITALIDEFDRRWSRFRSDSVISRLATSGGEADFGADGTELFDLYDTLAVVTDGALTPLVGRTLADLGYDADYSLRPANDPARVGDWSQVRRCGAAVSVEQPTLIDVGAAGKGLLVDRVAAALRDADVAQATVDAGGDIHHRGDAPIRVGLEHPADPGQAIGVVTLDRDEALCGSAGNRRAWGPDLHHLIDGRTGRPTFDVVATWVMMPGSCMLADGLATAHFFADPDELTARWPEHRFVRIGADGRVTWSPTLRGEIFRR, from the coding sequence ATGCCCGCCTGGACGTTCGAGGCGATCGGTACGGGGTGGCAGATCGACACCCCGACCGAATTGGCGTCGGACGTCCGGGCGCGCATCACCGCGCTGATCGACGAGTTCGACCGGCGCTGGTCGCGATTTCGCAGCGACTCGGTGATCAGCCGGCTGGCCACCTCCGGCGGCGAAGCGGATTTCGGCGCGGACGGTACCGAGCTGTTCGACCTCTACGACACGCTCGCCGTCGTAACCGACGGTGCCCTCACCCCGCTCGTCGGCCGGACCCTGGCCGATCTGGGCTACGACGCGGACTATTCGTTGCGGCCGGCGAACGATCCGGCTCGGGTGGGCGACTGGTCGCAGGTGCGGCGGTGCGGCGCTGCGGTGTCGGTCGAGCAGCCGACGCTGATCGACGTGGGCGCGGCCGGCAAAGGCCTGCTGGTCGATCGGGTCGCCGCGGCGTTGCGGGACGCCGACGTCGCGCAGGCGACGGTCGACGCCGGTGGGGACATCCACCATCGCGGCGACGCGCCGATCCGGGTCGGGCTGGAGCATCCGGCCGACCCCGGCCAGGCCATCGGGGTGGTGACGCTCGACCGCGACGAGGCGCTGTGCGGATCGGCCGGGAATCGACGGGCTTGGGGCCCGGACCTGCATCACCTCATCGACGGCCGGACCGGTCGGCCGACGTTCGACGTGGTGGCGACGTGGGTGATGATGCCCGGCTCGTGCATGCTGGCCGACGGTCTCGCGACGGCGCACTTCTTCGCCGACCCGGACGAGTTGACCGCACGCTGGCCGGAGCATCGATTCGTCCGGATCGGTGCCGACGGTCGGGTCACCTGGTCGCCGACGCTGCGCGGGGAGATCTTCCGCAGATGA
- the purU gene encoding formyltetrahydrofolate deformylase yields the protein MQPSLDARDNRYVLTLGCPDRRGIIAMIASFVAGLGGSIAEAGYHADPHTGWFFTRQAILASSVPVGLAELQDRFADVATALGPETDWQVHDSGTVKRVVLLVSREQHCLHDLLGRAAAGELPATIEAVVGNHERLGAIARAHDVPFHHVPFVRDPDARATAFAQVAAIVDGYRPDAVVLARFMQVLPPELCRRWAGRAINIHHSFLPSFSGARPYHQAFDRGVKLIGATCHYVTAELDAGPIIEQDVIRIDHSDDPASMVRQGRDIERLVLARGLRWHLEGRVLVHGVKTVVFT from the coding sequence GTGCAACCATCCCTCGACGCGCGGGACAACCGCTACGTGCTCACCCTCGGCTGCCCGGACCGCCGCGGCATCATCGCGATGATCGCCAGCTTCGTTGCCGGCCTGGGCGGCTCGATCGCGGAGGCCGGCTACCACGCCGACCCGCACACCGGATGGTTCTTCACCCGCCAGGCGATCCTGGCGTCGTCGGTGCCGGTGGGCCTGGCCGAGCTGCAGGATCGATTCGCCGACGTGGCCACCGCGTTGGGCCCGGAGACGGACTGGCAGGTCCACGACTCGGGCACGGTCAAACGGGTCGTGCTGCTGGTCAGCCGGGAGCAACACTGCCTGCACGACCTGTTGGGGCGGGCGGCGGCCGGTGAGCTGCCGGCGACGATCGAGGCGGTCGTCGGCAATCACGAACGACTCGGGGCGATCGCCCGGGCGCACGACGTCCCGTTTCATCATGTGCCGTTCGTCCGCGACCCGGATGCCCGCGCCACCGCGTTTGCACAGGTCGCCGCGATCGTCGACGGCTATCGACCGGATGCCGTGGTACTCGCCCGATTCATGCAGGTGTTGCCGCCCGAGCTGTGCCGGCGCTGGGCCGGCCGGGCGATCAACATCCACCACAGCTTCCTGCCGTCGTTCTCCGGCGCCCGCCCGTACCATCAGGCGTTCGATCGCGGGGTGAAGCTGATCGGCGCGACCTGCCATTACGTGACCGCGGAGCTCGATGCCGGTCCGATCATCGAACAGGATGTGATTCGGATCGATCACAGCGACGACCCGGCGAGCATGGTCCGGCAAGGTCGCGACATCGAACGCCTGGTGCTGGCGCGGGGCCTGCGCTGGCATCTGGAGGGTCGGGTGCTGGTGCACGGCGTGAAGACGGTGGTATTCACCTGA
- a CDS encoding YihY/virulence factor BrkB family protein, translating into MSLSDRIDRFQRRYPASGYPLAVAYKFFDDQGGYLAALITYYGFVSLFPLLLIFTTVLGIVLRDDPALQERIVDSALSQIPVIGDQLGDPGQFGGGATAVTIGALGAVYGGLGVAVAVQNAMNIVWSVPRNSRPNPFAVRVKGAVLVSTIGSAIIALTVVNGAAATVELGTLRRLLAIAGSVLITTIVFTVAFRIGTARALRVHDVFPGALTAAIGWQALQLFGSVYIQEVIANAGAANGVFAVVLGLLAFLYLASVLIVLCLEIDAVRVDKLYPRSLLTPFTDSVVLTEGDEAAYTAQAQAQRSKGFEEISVSFDNPASSDNPADTGTPGR; encoded by the coding sequence GTGTCGCTCTCGGATCGCATCGACAGGTTTCAACGACGCTACCCGGCCAGCGGATACCCGCTCGCCGTAGCCTACAAGTTCTTCGACGATCAAGGCGGCTATCTCGCCGCATTGATCACCTACTACGGGTTCGTGTCGTTGTTCCCCCTCCTGCTGATCTTCACGACGGTGCTGGGCATCGTGCTGCGGGACGATCCGGCGCTCCAGGAGCGCATCGTGGATTCCGCGCTCTCCCAGATTCCGGTGATCGGTGATCAATTGGGCGATCCGGGTCAGTTCGGTGGTGGTGCGACGGCGGTCACGATCGGCGCTCTCGGCGCCGTCTACGGCGGTCTGGGAGTGGCCGTGGCCGTCCAGAACGCCATGAACATCGTCTGGTCCGTACCGCGGAACAGTCGGCCCAACCCGTTCGCGGTGCGGGTCAAAGGTGCGGTACTGGTGTCGACGATCGGTTCGGCGATCATCGCGTTGACCGTGGTCAACGGTGCGGCCGCGACCGTCGAACTCGGCACCCTCCGGCGGCTGCTGGCGATCGCCGGTTCGGTGCTGATCACCACGATCGTCTTCACGGTTGCCTTCCGGATCGGCACGGCCCGTGCGCTGCGGGTGCACGACGTGTTTCCCGGCGCACTCACCGCCGCGATCGGCTGGCAGGCGCTGCAGCTCTTCGGCAGCGTGTACATCCAGGAGGTCATCGCCAACGCGGGAGCGGCGAACGGGGTCTTCGCCGTCGTCCTCGGTCTGCTCGCGTTCCTTTATCTCGCCTCGGTCCTGATCGTGCTGTGTCTGGAAATCGACGCGGTCCGGGTCGACAAGCTCTATCCGCGGTCGTTGTTGACGCCGTTCACCGACAGCGTCGTCCTCACCGAAGGCGACGAAGCTGCCTACACCGCACAGGCTCAGGCACAGCGCAGCAAGGGGTTCGAGGAGATCTCGGTGTCTTTCGACAATCCGGCATCATCGGACAACCCGGCCGACACCGGCACCCCGGGACGCTGA
- a CDS encoding LmeA family phospholipid-binding protein, with translation MVVTTNTPASNSPARSRRTVLIVLAVVGVLLAALIGVELYARHEATSCLSAEFEREVGSAVDVDLSAQPILLQVLRKHYPYVGIHSDNAAFGSAVGMKLSARAADIDLADGTGRIGSSSADIDWSTAGIQQTMQQQPFGSLVSEVRAGNDGTLTFAVGGLADLVVAPSVSGGTVQVNTRSAQVLGIGLPTDLVDGVAQTIATSLQTYPLGMTAQQIDVDTDGIHLKLAGGSYQLQSSEVDTGLVCGQRT, from the coding sequence ATGGTCGTGACCACGAACACCCCGGCGTCGAATTCGCCGGCCCGCAGTCGACGCACCGTGCTCATCGTCTTGGCGGTGGTCGGCGTGCTGCTCGCCGCCCTGATCGGGGTGGAGCTGTACGCCCGGCACGAAGCAACGTCCTGCTTGTCCGCGGAGTTCGAACGCGAGGTCGGCTCCGCCGTCGACGTCGACCTCAGTGCTCAGCCGATCCTGCTGCAGGTCCTACGCAAGCACTACCCGTACGTCGGCATCCACTCCGACAACGCTGCCTTCGGCTCTGCGGTGGGCATGAAGCTGTCCGCCCGCGCCGCGGACATCGATCTGGCCGACGGCACCGGCCGGATCGGCAGCTCGTCCGCCGATATCGACTGGAGCACCGCCGGCATTCAGCAGACGATGCAGCAGCAACCGTTCGGCAGCTTGGTCAGCGAGGTGCGGGCCGGCAACGACGGCACCCTGACCTTCGCGGTCGGCGGGCTGGCCGATCTGGTTGTGGCGCCGAGTGTTTCGGGCGGCACCGTCCAGGTGAACACCCGTAGCGCGCAGGTGCTCGGCATCGGCCTGCCGACCGATCTGGTGGACGGTGTGGCGCAGACCATCGCGACCAGCCTGCAAACCTATCCGCTGGGCATGACCGCGCAGCAGATCGACGTCGACACCGACGGCATCCACCTGAAGCTGGCGGGTGGCAGTTACCAGCTGCAATCCAGCGAGGTCGACACCGGCCTGGTGTGCGGTCAGCGGACCTGA
- a CDS encoding lipocalin family protein: MIRFPLRRAAAGLAMLAAVATPAVASPGAASALPGIAPLQPIERLDVARYLGSWNQIAVVPQPFNLECARDTVANYQLIDERNVRVQNTCTTWSGGGNGIVGNARVVDPVTNAQLHVSFPGVPFQNSLDGPANYVVAYIADDYSWAFVGDPDRLSGFVLSRSPEVTPQRWAEVRSVATRLGYNTCLIVTSPTPGGATDIRPLCSVG; encoded by the coding sequence ATGATCCGGTTTCCCCTCCGTCGGGCCGCAGCTGGACTCGCGATGCTGGCGGCCGTCGCGACCCCGGCAGTCGCCTCGCCGGGCGCCGCATCGGCGCTGCCCGGCATCGCTCCGCTGCAGCCGATCGAGCGGCTCGATGTGGCCCGCTACCTCGGTAGCTGGAACCAGATCGCGGTCGTCCCGCAACCGTTCAACCTGGAGTGCGCGCGCGACACCGTCGCGAACTACCAGCTGATCGACGAGCGGAACGTCCGGGTGCAGAACACCTGCACCACGTGGTCCGGCGGCGGCAACGGCATCGTCGGCAACGCCCGGGTGGTCGACCCGGTCACGAACGCGCAACTGCACGTCAGCTTTCCCGGCGTGCCCTTCCAGAACAGTCTCGACGGTCCGGCCAACTACGTGGTCGCCTACATCGCCGACGACTACTCCTGGGCCTTCGTCGGCGACCCCGACCGACTCTCCGGATTCGTCCTGTCCCGCTCGCCCGAGGTGACCCCACAGCGCTGGGCCGAGGTCCGATCGGTCGCCACCAGGCTCGGTTACAACACCTGTCTGATCGTCACCTCACCGACGCCGGGCGGCGCCACCGACATCCGGCCGCTGTGCTCCGTCGGGTGA
- a CDS encoding dihydrofolate reductase family protein, translating into MGILTFGINVTLDGCVDHREGIVDDETHAFFTRLMDTAGAMLWGRVTYEMMESYWPTVARGAEPAPPAIQEWAVKLEAKPKYVVSATRANFPWHNSRRIHGDLRTGIQELKDATPAGVLLGSGRLATELDRLDLIDEYRFLVHPRIAGHGPTLFQRGPADTRRLELVSAVPLRNGAVAVHYRRAS; encoded by the coding sequence ATGGGAATCCTGACTTTCGGCATCAACGTCACCCTGGACGGCTGCGTCGATCACCGGGAGGGAATCGTCGACGACGAGACACACGCCTTCTTTACTCGCCTCATGGACACCGCCGGGGCGATGCTGTGGGGTCGCGTCACCTACGAGATGATGGAGAGCTATTGGCCGACGGTCGCGCGCGGTGCCGAGCCGGCGCCGCCGGCGATCCAGGAATGGGCGGTCAAGCTGGAAGCGAAGCCGAAGTACGTGGTGTCGGCGACACGAGCGAACTTCCCGTGGCACAACAGCCGGCGGATCCACGGCGACCTGCGAACGGGGATACAGGAACTCAAGGACGCGACCCCGGCCGGCGTGCTGCTCGGCAGCGGCAGGCTCGCGACCGAGCTGGACCGGCTGGACCTGATCGACGAGTACCGGTTTCTCGTCCACCCCAGGATCGCCGGCCACGGACCGACCCTGTTCCAGCGCGGGCCGGCCGATACCCGGCGGCTCGAACTGGTTTCGGCGGTGCCGCTACGGAACGGGGCAGTGGCCGTGCACTACCGACGAGCGAGCTGA
- the deoC gene encoding deoxyribose-phosphate aldolase, with protein sequence MSRAAVAAMVDHTLLKPEATAADVAATVAEARELGVYAVCLSPSMLPVDAAGLVTATVAGFPSGKHDAAVKAYEARLAAERGATEVDMVIDVGAAVVGDWDAVRADIDAVRAALDDAVGLKVIIESAALSDDAVIAACRAAEQAGAQFVKTSTGFHPAGGASTHAVALMSRTVGGRLGVKASGGIRTTTAALAMIGAGATRLGLSGTRAVLQGLPDQVR encoded by the coding sequence ATGTCGCGGGCGGCGGTGGCTGCCATGGTCGACCACACCCTGCTCAAGCCCGAGGCGACTGCCGCCGATGTCGCCGCGACCGTCGCCGAGGCACGGGAGCTGGGGGTGTACGCGGTCTGCTTGTCGCCGTCGATGCTGCCGGTCGATGCGGCCGGGCTGGTGACCGCGACCGTTGCCGGCTTTCCGTCCGGCAAGCACGACGCAGCGGTGAAGGCGTACGAGGCGCGGCTGGCCGCCGAGCGTGGCGCCACCGAGGTGGACATGGTGATCGATGTGGGGGCAGCCGTCGTCGGTGACTGGGATGCGGTGCGCGCCGACATCGACGCCGTTCGGGCCGCGTTGGACGATGCGGTGGGGCTGAAGGTGATCATCGAGTCGGCGGCGCTGTCGGACGATGCGGTGATCGCCGCCTGCCGGGCAGCCGAGCAGGCCGGGGCTCAGTTCGTCAAAACCTCCACCGGCTTCCATCCGGCAGGTGGGGCGAGTACCCATGCGGTGGCGCTGATGTCGCGGACGGTCGGCGGCCGGCTCGGGGTCAAGGCCAGCGGCGGAATCCGGACGACGACCGCGGCGCTGGCGATGATCGGCGCCGGGGCCACGCGACTCGGCCTGTCCGGTACCCGCGCGGTTCTCCAGGGCCTGCCGGATCAGGTCCGCTGA